From a single bacterium genomic region:
- a CDS encoding glycoside hydrolase 43 family protein, whose protein sequence is MKNPMKIGQWLCLVFICICTSVTAQKLHSDNGDGTFTNPVIAADFPDPDVIRVGDVYYMVTTTMFVFPGVTVLKSYDLVNWEYCNNAVPRFDFSRCYDLEGCHRYGHGQWATSLKYHLGKFYLLFITLDEGGFVCSAVKPEGPWQISRLPKGFYDPGLFFDDDGRIYVAHGYSTIRMTELDQNFSPISPDSLVFTGNIRNGLEGSHVYKINGYYYLYCTYGGLDGFQVALRSQNIFGPYEQNIAIRDTTHGPNYGIHQGALIQTQTGEWWSMLFVDSGPFGRFPSLQPVTWQDGWPLVGVNGKAVVTAPKPNVGKEHPIKVLPTSDEFLNPALGMQWGWNHNPDPSKWSLSERPGFLRLKTASIVDSLPEARNTLTQRMFAYYSDSLISMATTVMDVSQMREGDVAGIAVLQNPYASLAVRKTNGQHYLLMIHNGKTVDSVAVKHSTIYLRAHAFYGSGAAELYHGNAVPHTGTAFFSYSLDNKSYIRLGDELKMKFNLKIFTGNKFCLFNYATKALGGYVDFDWFETNAGLGSIIVK, encoded by the coding sequence ATGAAAAATCCGATGAAAATCGGCCAATGGCTGTGTCTCGTCTTTATATGCATATGCACCTCTGTAACAGCGCAAAAACTGCATAGCGATAACGGCGACGGCACCTTTACCAATCCGGTCATTGCGGCCGACTTTCCGGACCCCGACGTCATCCGTGTCGGCGACGTCTATTATATGGTGACCACAACCATGTTCGTTTTTCCTGGCGTCACAGTTCTGAAATCCTATGATCTGGTGAATTGGGAGTACTGCAACAATGCTGTACCACGATTCGATTTCAGCCGATGCTATGATCTCGAGGGCTGCCATCGGTACGGACATGGTCAATGGGCGACAAGCCTCAAATATCATCTCGGCAAATTTTATTTACTTTTCATCACGCTAGATGAAGGCGGGTTTGTTTGTTCCGCCGTCAAACCCGAAGGTCCGTGGCAGATCTCCAGGCTGCCAAAGGGATTTTACGATCCCGGCCTCTTCTTTGATGATGACGGCAGAATCTATGTCGCTCACGGATACAGCACCATTCGCATGACCGAATTGGATCAAAACTTTTCTCCGATCAGTCCGGATTCGCTTGTGTTTACAGGCAATATCCGCAATGGTCTTGAAGGCAGCCACGTGTACAAGATCAACGGATATTATTACCTGTACTGCACCTACGGTGGATTGGACGGCTTTCAAGTGGCACTGCGATCGCAAAACATTTTTGGTCCCTACGAACAAAATATCGCCATTCGCGATACGACCCACGGTCCCAACTATGGCATCCATCAGGGCGCTTTGATTCAAACACAAACCGGCGAATGGTGGTCCATGCTCTTCGTCGATAGCGGTCCCTTTGGACGTTTTCCTTCCTTGCAACCAGTCACTTGGCAGGATGGTTGGCCGCTGGTCGGTGTAAACGGCAAAGCGGTTGTCACCGCTCCAAAACCCAACGTCGGCAAAGAACATCCCATTAAGGTGCTGCCCACATCCGATGAATTTCTGAACCCTGCGCTGGGAATGCAGTGGGGCTGGAATCATAACCCGGATCCCAGCAAATGGTCTTTGTCGGAACGGCCAGGATTTTTGAGGCTGAAAACCGCATCGATCGTGGACAGTCTGCCTGAAGCGCGCAATACACTGACCCAGAGGATGTTCGCCTATTATTCCGATTCGTTGATTTCCATGGCCACCACGGTCATGGATGTGAGCCAGATGAGGGAAGGAGATGTGGCCGGGATAGCGGTGCTGCAAAATCCCTACGCTTCTCTGGCAGTTCGAAAAACGAACGGACAGCATTATCTCCTCATGATCCATAACGGCAAAACCGTGGACTCTGTAGCCGTCAAGCATTCTACCATCTATCTGCGCGCCCATGCGTTTTATGGCTCCGGCGCGGCCGAACTGTATCACGGCAACGCAGTACCCCATACCGGCACGGCTTTCTTTTCCTACAGCCTGGATAACAAATCCTATATCCGGCTCGGCGACGAACTCAAGATGAAGTTTAATCTGAAAATTTTTACCGGCAACAAATTCTGTCTGTTCAACTATGCCACGAAAGCCTTGGGCGGTTATGTCGATTTTGATTGGTTTGAAACGAATGCCGGATTGGGATCTATCATTGTAAAATAG